One window from the genome of Dermacentor silvarum isolate Dsil-2018 chromosome 7, BIME_Dsil_1.4, whole genome shotgun sequence encodes:
- the LOC119459093 gene encoding neprilysin-11, whose translation MGSLVETYQVLPAVQLPPPHERPLVICTSLEGHSKRRPSSCTLLQVATSKLEEELAGRLLVFTDGSVHHDTSSATAAYLLAADPPGVPVAVACDSRAALQAVCLLERAGLSPALLIVEPTTTEASRTARKIKVIVLLAALALLLLLVGVFLAAYLYTSETTRRKVAICTTEDCTAFGLELKAAINKAVDPCHDFHAYVCGSWNDPGRWQSTEARMRAAALDSALKEVTDDQSQASKAAQFFHSCNRAEADVKENLGQFTEFRSSLGLTWPDLSTQEGKHPLDIMVNLALNWQMNFLFDMNVIIVRESPTLLVTRGHLDVAWEQDMRDPRTLQNYEIYLNDYYEILGVNGSRVGIETADLMQIEKDIVDAKVHFLYDAPRQDWFKISALDGKTPAVPAGLWLNVLTKQDKQFNWTNDNTVIVEDARILESTDNLLKNFTRERLIIGLSWIFIQTHLWAVNGVPSIRFRGTYSELTTMKEHSCMTYVDSLLGLSSASKMMTNRYGNAASRLHAYSLLHRVNENTKRLVKNLTWMDEESRRVAFLKLDRMARVLMPADSFFNKKERDALYSVFPDMNGKTFMTNLLAASEVYRQLRNHERFSDVYSVRMFPRFGREFYLYMPNVMTLAIGDLGPPLFYRNATLAIQYGGLGSFVGREMVKSLDDIGITVDAAGVRGQWLKPAAAAVHASKANCDVRPTVDRTQWRPLRVFPAVAGLEVAYASYKAAVKVDYRSLEDLRVIQLQEFEDKQVFFLAFCYSLCSKHPQTMGDACNVPVKNSPQFAEAFHCPANSPMNPPKKCTFFEN comes from the exons ATGGGGAGCCTGGTCGAGACCTACCAGGTACTTCCAGCGGTGCAACTCCCACCACCACACGAGAGGCCCTTGGTCATCTGCACCTCGCTggagggacactccaagcgccgTCCTTCCAGCTGCACGCTCCTGCAGGTGGCCACCTCTAAGCTAGAGGAAGAGCTGGCAGGGAGACTACTCGTCTTCACGGACGGCTCCGTCCACCACGATACcagctcagccactgcagcct acctgctggcagcagaCCCTCCTGGAGTACCTGTGGCGGTGGCCTGCGACTCAAGAGCAGCTCTCCAGGCCGTGTGTCTCCTGGAGAGGGCTGGCCTTAGTCCAGCCCTCTTG ATTGTCGAACCGACCACCACGGAGGCATCCAGAACCGCGCGAAAAATCAAGGTCATCGTGCTGCTCGCCGCCctcgcgctgctgctgctgcttgtcgGCGTGTTTCTGGCAGCCTATCTCTATACCAGTGAGACGACGAGAAGAAAGGTGGCGATTTGTACCACCGAAGACTGCACTGCCTTTGGCCTAGAACTGAAAGCAGCCATCAACAAGGCGGTGGACCCATGCCACGACTTCCATGCCTACGTTTGCGGCAGCTGGAACGACCCCGGTCGTTGGCAGTCGACTGAAGCTCGGATGAGGGCCGCAGCCTTAGATTCGGCGCTCAAGGAGGTCACAGACGACCAGTCGCAAGCCAGCAAAGCGGCGCAGTTCTTCCACAGCTGCAACAGGGCCGAGGCAGATGTAAAGGAGAACCTTGGACAGTTCACGGAGTTCCGCAGCTCCCTCGGCCTGACCTGGCCCGATCTAAGTACACAAGAGGGGAAGCATCCACTCGACATCATGGTCAACTTGGCGCTGAACTGGCAGATGAACTTCCTCTTCGACATGAATGTCATCATCGTTCGAGAATCCCCTACGTTGCTCGTCACGCGCGGTCACCTGGACGTCGCTTGGGAGCAGGACATGCGTGATCCCAGGACGCTTCAGAATTATGAGATTTACTTGAACGATTACTACGAAATACTCGGCGTCAATGGCTCACGGGTTGGAATTGAAACGGCCGATTTAATGCAAATTGAAAAGGACATTGTCGACGCCAAGGTTCACTTCCTCTACGACGCCCCTCGACAAGACTGGTTCAAAATAAGCGCCCTCGATGGCAAGACACCTGCGGTACCGGCAGGCCTCTGGCTAAATGTACTGACAAAGCAGGACAAGCAGTTCAACTGGACCAATGACAACACAGTGATCGTCGAGGACGCAAGGATACTAGAGAGCACAGACAATTTGCTGAAGAATTTCACCCGCGAAAGGTTGATCATCGGGCTATCGTGGATATTTATTCAGACCCACCTGTGGGCTGTTAATGGTGTGCCATCTATCAGATTCCGTGGCACGTACTCCGAGCTGACGACAATGAAGGAGCACAGCTGCATGACGTACGTCGATTCATTACTGGGTTTGTCCAGCGCGTCGAAGATGATGACCAACCGCTACGGCAACGCCGCAAGCCGGCTCCATGCCTACAGCTTACTGCACAGAGTGAATGAGAACACCAAGCGGCTCGTGAAAAACCTGACATGGATGGATGAAGAGAGTAGGCGAGTGGCCTTTCTAAAGCTCGACAGAATGGCCCGCGTCTTAATGCCGGCCGACAGCTTCTTCAACAAAAAGGAACGCGACGCATTGTACAGCGTATTTCCGGACATGAACGGCAAGACATTCATGACGAATTTATTGGCTGCTTCCGAAGTCTATCGGCAACTCCGCAATCACGAACGTTTCTCGGATGTGTACAGCGTTCGCATGTTTCCCCGGTTCGGCCGAGAGTTCTACTTGTACATGCCGAACGTGATGACACTCGCGATCGGCGACCTAGGTCCGCCGCTGTTCTACCGTAACGCAACGCTGGCCATCCAATACGGAGGACTGGGCTCCTTTGTGGGTCGTGAGATGGTCAAGTCGCTAGATGACATCGGCATCACGGTGGATGCCGCTGGGGTGCGCGGGCAGTGGCTAAAGCCCGCCGCGGCAGCAGTGCACGCCAGTAAGGCCAACTGCGACGTCCGCCCGACCGTGGACCGCACCCAGTGGCGGCCGCTGCGAGTGTTTCCCGCCGTGGCCGGCCTGGAAGTTGCGTACGCAAGCTACAAGGCGGCTGTAAAGGTCGACTACCGCTCACTAGAGGACCTCCGGGTCATTCAACTTCAAGAATTCGAGGACAAGCAGGTCTTTTTCCTCGCGTTCTGCTATTCGCTGTGCTCCAAGCATCCGCAGACCATGGGTGACGCGTGCAACGTTCCGGTAAAGAACTCGCCCCAATTTGCGGAAGCTTTCCACTGTCCCGCGAATTCACCAATGAATCCGCCTAAAAAGTGTACATTTTTTGAAAATTAA
- the LOC119459094 gene encoding neprilysin-1: MQRGKVIMLIVVPALAVLLAVMAALIYVIILERPQKRVDTCRSDDCSAFGQELREAVNWSIDPCQDFHAFVCGGWSDPKRRETTESKMVAAALDLAIKEAEVDLKGRSKATQFFESCTTAGEWKEENLREFAYLRRSLGLYWPEQKPSGATHPLDIMVNLALNWEMNFLFDLGTVAVRHSTALLVSRGRLGSVWEHKLHGVRTIESYEDYVNDYYRVLSANSSQAGVGAADLLGIETAFVNAKLEFLYDTPRQDWFEVSALDVKTPSVPAGLWLELLRKHDRQFDWTGENTAIIEDGRILESVENLLKGLDHHKLIIGLSWMFIQTHLWAVYEPPSLRFGGADKDLIKMRKRGCMEYVESRLGLLGWATTLTERFGTKESRLHIYSFLHRINRQTKRLVNKLSWMDYDSKQMTFSKLNKMTRTILPGDTFFDPKKRDQLYDVFPEMRGKTFMANLVKASEVYRGLRNHEHFADVYSVRMFPRFGRELYLYLPDSMMLALVNLSPPMYYKDATLAIKYGGLGSFVARQMARAFDDIGVKVDDSGKRRLWLGREAAAAHEIKVNCNVHAGSNSTVWRPMRALPAMPGLEAAYEGFSAAVKVDFRALDDFKVPHLEAFTDFQIFFLAYCYALCAKRPQTMRDECNVPAKNSPAFAEAFQCPSNAPMNPPDKCSFFY, translated from the coding sequence ATGCAGCGTGGCAAGGTGATCATGCTGATAGTCGTCCCAGCGCTGGCCGTCTTGCTAGCCGTGATGGCGGCGCTCATCTATGTGATCATCCTGGAAAGGCCCCAAAAACGTGTGGACACGTGTAGGAGCGACGACTGCTCTGCCTTTGGCCAAGAGCTGCGCGAGGCCGTCAATTGGTCGATCGACCCATGTCAAGACTTCCACGCGTTCGTGTGCGGCGGATGGAGCGACCCCAAGCGACGAGAGACGACCGAGTCAAAAATGGTGGCCGCCGCCTTGGATCTGGCGATCAAAGAAGCCGAAGTCGACCTGAAGGGTCGCAGCAAGGCCACGCAGTTCTTCGAGAGCTGTACCACGGCCGGCGAATGGAAGGAGGAGAACCTGAGAGAATTCGCGTATCTCCGGCGCTCCTTGGGTCTATACTGGCCCGAGCAGAAGCCCAGCGGCGCAACCCACCCGCTCGACATCATGGTGAACCTGGCGCTAAACTGGGAAATGAACTTCCTCTTCGACCTGGGCACCGTTGCCGTACGCCATTCCACCGCGCTGCTCGTCTCCCGCGGTCGCCTGGGTTCCGTGTGGGAGCATAAGTTGCATGGTGTCAGGACGATTGAAAGTTACGAGGATTACGTGAACGATTACTACCGAGTCCTCAGCGCGAACAGTTCGCAAGCTGGCGTGGGAGCAGCCGACCTCCTTGGCATCGAGACGGCTTTTGTCAATGCGAAGCTCGAGTTCTTGTACGACACTCCTCGGCAAGACTGGTTCGAAGTGAGCGCCCTGGACGTCAAGACGCCGTCTGTTCCGGCGGGCTTGTGGCTCGAGCTTCTGAGGAAGCACGACCGACAGTTCGACTGGACCGGCGAGAACACCGCGATCATCGAAGACGGCAGAATATTGGAGAGCGTCGAAAATCTGCTGAAGGGCCTGGACCACCACAAGCTGATAATCGGGCTCTCGTGGATGTTCATTCAGACGCACCTCTGGGCTGTCTATGAGCCGCCTTCGCTAAGATTCGGCGGCGCGGACAAGGACCTAATAAAGATGAGAAAGCGCGGCTGCATGGAATACGTCGAGTCCCGCCTGGGGCTGCTCGGCTGGGCGACGACGCTAACCGAGCGCTTCGGCACGAAGGAGAGCCGACTGCACATCTACAGTTTCCTGCATCGAATCAACCGGCAGACGAAGCGCCTCGTAAACAAGCTCAGCTGGATGGACTACGATAGCAAGCAGATGACCTTCTCGAAGCTAAACAAAATGACCCGCACCATACTGCCCGGGGACACCTTCTTCGACCCGAAGAAACGCGATCAGCTGTACGACGTCTTTCCCGAAATGCGTGGCAAGACCTTCATGGCGAATCTGGTGAAGGCGTCCGAGGTGTACCGTGGGCTGCGCAACCACGAACACTTCGCGGACGTGTACAGCGTTCGCATGTTTCCCCGGTTCGGTCGCGAGCTTTATCTGTACCTGCCGGACTCGATGATGCTCGCGTTAGTGAACCTGAGCCCGCCGATGTACTACAAGGACGCGACGCTGGCGATTAAATACGGTGGTCTAGGCTCCTTCGTGGCGCGACAGATGGCCAGGGCGTTCGACGATATCGGCGTGAAGGTTGACGACTCGGGCAAGCGCAGACTGTGGCTCGGACGCGAGGCGGCAGCAGCACACGAGATCAAGGTTAACTGCAACGTCCACGCAGGCTCGAACAGCACGGTGTGGCGTCCGATGCGCGCGTTGCCCGCCATGCCTGGGCTGGAGGCTGCTTACGAGGGCTTCTCGGCCGCCGTGAAGGTTGACTTCCGAGCTCTGGACGACTTCAAGGTCCCTCACCTGGAAGCGTTCACGGACTTCCAGATCTTCTTTCTGGCGTACTGTTACGCACTGTGCGCAAAGCGGCCACAGACCATGCGCGATGAGTGCAATGTTCCGGCCAAGAACTCGCCTGCTTTCGCCGAAGCGTTCCAATGTCCCTCGAACGCGCCCATGAATCCGCCAGACAAATGCTCGTTTTTTTACTAG